Proteins from one Hemicordylus capensis ecotype Gifberg chromosome 7, rHemCap1.1.pri, whole genome shotgun sequence genomic window:
- the RPL11 gene encoding 60S ribosomal protein L11, translating into MTIHGNQSQCRSPASRGQQSSRQHAADAPALPLSVAVPRDRPHKISFRGSRALFHASKMAQQDQGEKENPMRELRIRKLCLNICVGESGDRLTRAAKVLEQLTGQTPVFSKARYTVRSFGIRRNEKIAVHCTVRGAKAEEILEKGLKVREYELRKNNFSDTGNFGFGIQEHIDLGIKYDPSIGIYGLDFYVVLGRPGFSIADKKRRTGSIGAKHRISKEEAMRWFQQKYDGIILPGK; encoded by the exons ATGACAATTCATGGCAATCAGTCGCAGTGCCGCTCTCCTGCCTCCAGAGGGCAACAGAGTTCCCGTCAGCACGCCGCGGACGCTCCGGCACTCCCCCTCTCTGTGGCAGTCCCCCGCGACCGGCCGCATAAGATCTCGTTCCGGGGCTCTCGCGCTCTCTTCCACGCCTCCAAAATGGCG CAACAAGACCAAGGTGAGAAGGAGAACCCCATGAGAGAGCTGCGCATCCGCAAACTCTGCCTCAATATCTGTGTCGGGGAGAGTGGGGACAGGCTCACCCGAGCAGCCAAAGTGCTGGAGCAGCTCACGGGACAGACTCCTGTTTTCTCCAAAG CTCGATACACTGTCAGATCCTTTGGCATCAGGAGGAATGAGAAGATTGCTGTCCACTGCACTGTCCGTGGGGCCAAAGCTGAGGAGATCCTGGAGAAAGGGTTGAAG GTGCGAGAATACGAGCTGAGGAAAAACAACTTTTCTGACACTGGCAACTTTGGTTTTGGAATCCAGGAGCACATTGACCTGGGGATCAAATACGATCCCAGCATTGGAATCTATGGCTTGGACTTCTACGTG GTTCTGGGCAGGCCAGGTTTCAGCATTGCTGACAAGAAGCGCCGAACCGGCAGCATCGGGGCCAAGCACAGAATCAGCAAGGAGGAAGCCATGCGCTGGTTCCAGCAGAAG TATGATGGCATCATCCTTCCTGGTAAATGA